Proteins from a single region of uncultured Fretibacterium sp.:
- a CDS encoding amidohydrolase has translation MSSTDKKYLVGAEVWTGTGRRLKKGIIVLEGGRIAQVGEDVPVPAGADVADLEGCLVTPGLIDAHVHMGTYNEGFPEDMQDANDMVEPVLPQLRILDALYPGDTSFSDALSGGVTCVQSLPGSGNVIGGQGIVVKTKPDIVERMAVLPCSAMKAALGENPVRVYNSKGKLPNTRMGNAWLMRNAFVRARNYGAKRDAAAKKGEPFDRDLGLEALLSVLDGTMPFRVHCHRLDDIQTAVRIAEEFSLRYTIEHCTEGHLIAPWLAEKKVFAAVGPTLSSKPKIELRNKSWDTPVMLWRAGVHLCIITDHPVIPIEHQIVCASLAVKAGLPPDEALRAVTLYAAEHLGLEKRMGSIEPGKDADLAVWDGDPLDARTHVVRTFIDGAEVYSR, from the coding sequence TTGAGTTCCACTGACAAAAAATATCTCGTGGGAGCCGAGGTTTGGACGGGCACGGGACGACGTCTGAAGAAGGGCATCATCGTCCTGGAGGGCGGCCGCATCGCCCAGGTGGGGGAGGACGTCCCCGTTCCGGCGGGGGCCGACGTCGCCGATCTCGAGGGGTGCCTCGTCACCCCGGGGCTGATCGACGCCCACGTCCACATGGGGACCTACAACGAGGGGTTCCCCGAGGACATGCAGGACGCCAACGACATGGTGGAGCCCGTGTTGCCCCAGCTTCGTATTCTCGACGCCCTCTACCCCGGGGACACGTCCTTTTCCGACGCCCTCTCGGGCGGCGTGACCTGCGTGCAGTCGTTGCCGGGGAGCGGCAACGTCATCGGCGGCCAGGGCATCGTGGTCAAGACGAAGCCCGACATCGTGGAGAGGATGGCGGTCCTGCCGTGCTCCGCGATGAAGGCTGCCTTGGGGGAGAACCCGGTGCGCGTCTACAATTCCAAGGGTAAGCTGCCGAACACCCGCATGGGGAACGCCTGGCTGATGCGCAACGCCTTTGTGAGGGCGCGGAACTACGGGGCGAAGCGCGACGCCGCGGCAAAGAAGGGGGAGCCCTTCGACCGCGACCTTGGGCTAGAGGCGCTTCTCTCCGTTCTGGACGGGACGATGCCGTTCCGGGTGCACTGCCATCGTCTGGACGACATCCAGACGGCGGTCCGCATCGCCGAGGAGTTTTCCTTGCGCTACACCATCGAGCACTGCACAGAGGGACACCTCATCGCGCCCTGGCTGGCGGAGAAGAAGGTCTTTGCCGCCGTGGGGCCGACGCTCTCGTCGAAACCCAAGATCGAGCTCCGCAACAAGTCCTGGGATACGCCCGTGATGCTCTGGAGGGCCGGGGTCCACCTCTGCATCATCACGGACCACCCGGTCATTCCCATCGAGCACCAGATCGTCTGCGCCTCTCTGGCGGTGAAGGCGGGGCTGCCCCCGGACGAGGCGCTGAGGGCGGTGACCCTGTATGCCGCCGAGCATCTGGGGCTGGAGAAGCGGATGGGGTCCATCGAGCCCGGCAAGGACGCCGACCTGGCGGTCTGGGATGGGGACCCTCTGGACGCCCGGACGCACGTCGTCAGGACCTTCATCGACGGCGCGGAGGTCTACAGCCGCTGA